One Mercurialis annua linkage group LG3, ddMerAnnu1.2, whole genome shotgun sequence DNA window includes the following coding sequences:
- the LOC126674970 gene encoding tubulin-folding cofactor A — MATIRNLKIKTSTCKRIVKEWQSYEKEVEREAAKTADMKQKGADPYDLKQQENVLAESRMMVPDCRKRLEAALDDLRATLAELEESGNKDGPEIEDARTTTSEVEQLFQATDA, encoded by the exons ATGGCGACAATTAGGAATCTGAAGATAAAAACAAGCACCTGCAAACGCATAGTGAAGGAATGGCAGTCTTATGAGAAGGAAGTTGAAAGAGAAGCTGCTAAAACTGctgatatgaaacaaaaaggTGCTGATCCTTATGATCTTAAACAGCAG gAAAATGTGCTGGCTGAGTCTAGGATGATGGTTCCGGATTGTCGCAAGCGTCTTGAAGCTGCACTGGATGATCTTAGAGCAACTTTG gCTGAATTGGAAGAGTCTGGTAATAAGGATGGTCCAGAAATTGAGGATGCTCGTACTACTACTAGTGAGGTTGAACAGCTGTTTCAAGCAACAGATGCATAG
- the LOC126674963 gene encoding uncharacterized protein LOC126674963 yields the protein MDPQAFIRLSVGALGLRIPGTAINSTKLGIRTFSSPCSCEIRLRGFPVQTRAVPFLSSPEAAPDIQSLSSTFYLEESDLKALLAPGCFYTHQACLEVIVFTGRKGSHCGVGTTRQQIGTFKLEVGPEWGEGKPVILFNGWIGIGKNKQESGKPGAELHLRVKLDPDPRYVFQFEDVTTSSPQIVQLQGSIKQPIFSCKFDRERGPQVDPLSMYQSSSVDGSDLETERRERKGWKVKIHDLSGSAVAAAFITTPFVPSTGCDWVAKSNPGAWLIVRPDMCRSESWQPWGKLEAWRERGIRDSICCRFHLLSESQESGDVLMSEIFMNAEKGGEFFIDTDRQMRAAATPIPSPQSSGDFSGLSPAGGFVMSCRVHGEGKHSKPLVQLAMRHVTCVEDAAIFMALAAAVDLSIVACRPFRRRLRIRSRHSL from the exons ATGGATCCTCAGGCTTTTATCCGGTTGTCTGTAGGCGCCCTTGGGCTAAGAATTCCCGGAACAGCTATAAATTCTACAAAATTGGGAATCCGCACATTCTCTTCTCCATGCTCGTGTGAGATTCGGCTCCGAGGTTTCCCTGTGCAAACAAGGGCAGTCCCTTTTTTATCCTCACCTGAAGCGGCACCTGATATTCAGAGCCTTTCCTCGACCTTCTATCTTGAAGAGTCGGATCTGAAAGCATTATTGGCTCCAGGCTGTTTCTACACTCACCAAGCATGTCTTGAGGTTATTGTTTTCACGGGGAGGAAAGGGTCCCATTGTGGTGTTGGTACCACAAGGCAGCAGATCGGAACATTTAAGCTGGAGGTAGGTCCTGAATGGGGTGAAGGGAAGCCAGTAATTCTCTTCAATGGGTGGATCGGTATTGGCAAAAACAAGCAGGAGAGCGGAAAACCAGGAGCTGAGCTTCATTTGAGAGTCAAACTCGATCCTGATCCACGATATGTTTTCCAGTTTGAAGATGTGACTACATCAAGTCCTCAGATAGTTCAGCTTCAAGGCTCCATCAAGCAGCCCATCTTTAGTTGCAAGTTTGATCGAGAAAG GGGCCCTCAGGTTGATCCATTGAGCATGTATCAATCAAGTTCGGTTGATGGTAGTGACCTGGAAACAGAACGAAGGGAGCGGAAGGGATGGAAGGTGAAGATACATGATCTCTCTGGCTCAGCTGTTGCAGCAGCTTTCATAACAACTCCGTTTGTACCGTCAACAGGTTGTGATTGGGTTGCCAAGTCCAACCCCGGAGCTTGGTTGATTGTTCGCCCTGACATGTGCAGGTCTGAGAGCTGGCAACCATGGGGAAAGCTGGAGGCATGGCGTGAACGTGGCATCAGAGATTCCATTTGCTGTCGATTTCACCTTCTCTCTGAAAGCCAGGAGAGTGGAGATGTTCTCATGTCAGAGATCTTCATGAATGCTGAAAAGGGTGGGGAGTTTTTCATAGACACTGACAGGCAGATGCGAGCTGCAGCAACTCCGATTCCAAGTCCGCAAAGTAGTGGAGACTTTTCAGGATTGAGTCCTGCTGGTGGCTTTGTCATGAGCTGTCGAGTTCATGGGGAAGGGAAGCATAGTAAACCCTTGGTTCAATTGGCTATGCGACACGTGACATGCGTGGAGGATGCCGCAATCTTTATGGCACTTGCAGCAGCAGTTGATCTTAGTATTGTGGCATGCAGGCCATTCCGTAGGAGGCTTAGAATTAGGTCTCGACATTCTTTATGA
- the LOC126674967 gene encoding uncharacterized protein LOC126674967 has protein sequence MGDGNNETTEKGICSSYAGYAYSQQHGAYSPHGYPPQQYPHQGYLPAAHGGYSPPYAYPPAGYSPHGGYPPAAGHSPHGGYPPAGHSPSGGHPPAGYPEPLASHHAGTGGMGALVAGGAVAAAAAYGAHQMSHGHSGGGHSGGGHYGGGQYGGGHYGGGQYGRFNGHGKFKHGKFKQGKYGKPWKGGMYGMHEGKMYQTWMC, from the exons ATGGGAGATGGAAACAATGAGACTACTGAGAAAGGGATCTGCTCTAGTTATGCTGGATATGCTTATAGTCAGCAGCACGGAGCCTATTCTCCACACGGCTATCCTCCTCAACAATATCCCCACCAGGGCTACCTGCCGGCTGCACACGGAGGATATTCGCCTCCGTATGCATATCCGCCGGCAGGTTATTCTCCCCATGGAGGATATCCGCCTGCTGCAGGTCATTCTCCCCATGGAGGATATCCGCCTGCAGGTCATTCTCCTTCGGGAGGTCATCCTCCAGCTGGTTATCCTGAGCCATTGGCTTCACATCATGCAG GGACTGGCGGTATGGGGGCACTAGTGGCTGGGGGTGCCGTCGCGGCTGCCGCTGCTTATGGGGCTCACCAGATGTCACATGGACATTCTGGCGGTGGACATTCTGGCGGTGGACATTATGGGGGTGGACAGTATGGCGGTGGACATTATGGTGGCGGACAGTATGGGAGGTTTAATGGTCATGGAAAATTCAAGCACGGAAAGTTTAAGCAAGGGAAATATGGGAAGCCATGGAAGGGAGGCATGTACGGAATGCACGAGGGCAAAATGTACCAGACATGGATGTGTTGA